A stretch of the Drosophila sulfurigaster albostrigata strain 15112-1811.04 chromosome 2L, ASM2355843v2, whole genome shotgun sequence genome encodes the following:
- the LOC133850456 gene encoding glutathione S-transferase 1-1-like, translated as MDLYYAPASPPCRAVLMAAKALGIEFNLKRISLTAGDTLKPEFLAINPQHTIPTMVDNGFVLWESRAILVYLVQKYGKDNSLYPKDLQQQALVNQRLHFDCGVLMKAFTDYYVPQFRFKQPADPEQYKKVEAAFDFLNTFLKDQLYAAGDKLTIADISLLATVSTFEAMNFKISEYPNVDKWYTNAKRVVPGWAESWESLLQAIAIMKPQQ; from the coding sequence ATGGATTTGTACTACGCACCTGCTTCGCCGCCTTGCCGAGCTGTTCTGATGGCAGCCAAAGCTCTGGGCATTGAGTTTAACTTAAAGCGCATAAGTCTCACAGCTGGTGACACTCTTAAACCAGAGTTCTTAGCGATCAATCCACAACACACCATTCCCACTATGGTGGACAATGGTTTTGTTCTATGGGAATCGCGTGCTATTCTCGTTTATCTGGTGCAAAAGTACGGCAAAGATAATTCGCTGTACCCCAAAGatctgcagcagcaggcgTTGGTCAATCAACGACTTCATTTTGACTGCGGTGTCTTGATGAAAGCCTTCACCGACTATTATGTGCCTCAATTTCGCTTTAAGCAGCCAGCTGATCCCGAGCAATACAAGAAAGTGGAAGCGGCCTTTGATTTCCTCAACACTTTCTTAAAGGATCAGCTTTATGCAGCTGGTGACAAGTTAACTATTGCTGATATATCATTGCTGGCTACTGTGTCCACATTCGAGGCTATGAACTTTAAGATCAGCGAATATCCTAATGTAGATAAATGGTATACAAATGCAAAGAGAGTTGTGCCTGGTTGGGCGGAAAGCTGGGAAAGTCTGCTGCAAGCAATTGCCATTATGAAACCGCAGCAATAA